A genomic window from Candidatus Kouleothrix ribensis includes:
- a CDS encoding acetyl-CoA C-acetyltransferase — MPEAYIFDAIRTPRGKGKPDGALHEVKPVTLLTGLLHELRQRHTLDTALVEDVVLGCVTPIGDQGGDIAKTAALAAGWDWRVAGMQINRFCASGLEAVNLAAMKVRSGWEELVVAGGVESMSRVPIGSDGGAIFQDPATSLAIGFVPQGIGADLIATLGGFSRTDLDQFACESQRKAAHARASGYFAKSIVPVRDQNGLTILAQDEFIKPQTTLAGLGQLRASFAEVGALGFDAVALQKYPQVERIVHGHTAGNSSGIVDGAALVLVGSESAGRALGLTPRARVLAGALTGAEPTIMLTGPAPAARKALAKAGLSFEQIDLFEVNEAFAAVVLHFQRETGVPWEKINVNGGAIALGHPLGATGAMLLGTLLDELERRELRYGLATLCVGGGMGIATVIERMERP, encoded by the coding sequence ATGCCAGAAGCCTACATCTTCGACGCCATTCGCACGCCGCGCGGCAAAGGCAAGCCCGACGGCGCGCTGCACGAGGTCAAGCCGGTGACGCTGCTGACCGGCTTGCTGCACGAACTACGGCAGCGCCACACGCTCGACACCGCGCTAGTCGAAGATGTGGTGCTTGGCTGCGTCACGCCGATCGGCGACCAGGGCGGCGACATCGCCAAGACGGCCGCGCTGGCGGCCGGCTGGGATTGGCGCGTGGCCGGTATGCAGATCAACCGCTTCTGCGCCAGCGGGCTCGAGGCCGTTAACCTCGCGGCCATGAAGGTGCGCTCGGGCTGGGAAGAGCTGGTCGTCGCCGGTGGGGTCGAGTCGATGTCGCGCGTGCCGATCGGCAGCGATGGCGGCGCGATTTTCCAGGATCCGGCTACCAGCCTGGCGATCGGCTTTGTGCCGCAGGGCATTGGCGCCGACCTGATCGCCACGCTGGGTGGCTTCAGCCGCACCGATCTCGACCAGTTCGCCTGCGAGTCGCAGCGCAAGGCCGCCCACGCGCGTGCCAGCGGCTACTTCGCGAAGTCGATCGTGCCGGTGCGCGACCAGAATGGCCTGACCATCCTGGCGCAGGATGAGTTCATCAAGCCGCAGACCACGCTGGCGGGCCTGGGCCAGCTGCGCGCCTCGTTCGCCGAGGTTGGCGCGCTGGGCTTCGACGCGGTTGCCCTGCAGAAGTACCCACAAGTTGAGCGGATCGTGCATGGTCACACCGCCGGCAACTCGTCGGGCATTGTCGATGGCGCCGCGCTGGTGCTGGTGGGTTCCGAGTCGGCCGGCCGTGCGCTGGGCCTCACCCCGCGCGCGCGCGTGCTGGCCGGTGCGCTCACCGGCGCCGAGCCAACGATCATGCTCACCGGGCCGGCGCCGGCTGCACGTAAGGCGCTGGCCAAGGCCGGCCTGAGCTTCGAGCAGATCGACCTGTTCGAGGTCAACGAGGCCTTCGCCGCCGTGGTGCTGCATTTCCAGCGCGAGACGGGCGTGCCCTGGGAGAAGATCAATGTCAACGGCGGTGCGATTGCGCTCGGCCACCCGCTCGGCGCAACCGGCGCCATGCTGCTCGGCACCCTGCTCGACGAACTCGAGCGCCGTGAGCTACGCTATGGGCTGGCCACGCTCTGCGTCGGCGGCGGCATGGGCATCGCCACCGTCATCGAGCGGATGGAGCGGCCCTGA
- a CDS encoding acyl-CoA dehydrogenase family protein: MKRTLFDAEQIMFRDSFRTFLEREVAPHYQAWEQAGVVPRALWQKAGRQGFLGTDVPEALGGAGLRDYRYNTVIVEELARGCYMGIGMGIHNDIVIPYLLRYATPEQQHRWLPRLASGEWVGAIAMTEPAAGSDLAGIRASAIRDGDSYLLNGQKTFISNGILNDLVIVVARTDPARAHGGISLLVVERDMPGYRRGRNLEKIGLHAQDTAELFFDDVRVPAANLLGEEGAGFGYLMQQLPQERLTIAVSAVAAAEVALEWTIAYCKQRQAFGRPIAELQNTRFTLAEIKTELTIGRSFVDTCIQAHNRRELSADEAAMAKWWATELQKRVVDQCLQLHGGYGYMLEYPIARMYLDTRVQTIYGGTTEIMKEIIGRALLER; this comes from the coding sequence ATGAAGCGAACGCTTTTCGACGCCGAGCAGATCATGTTCCGCGACTCGTTCCGCACCTTCCTCGAGCGCGAGGTTGCCCCGCACTACCAGGCCTGGGAGCAGGCCGGCGTGGTGCCGCGCGCGCTGTGGCAGAAGGCCGGCCGGCAGGGCTTCCTAGGCACCGATGTGCCCGAGGCGCTCGGCGGCGCCGGCCTGCGCGACTACCGCTACAACACGGTGATCGTCGAGGAGCTGGCCCGCGGGTGCTACATGGGCATCGGCATGGGCATCCACAACGACATCGTCATCCCCTACCTGCTGCGCTACGCCACGCCCGAGCAGCAGCACCGCTGGCTGCCCAGGCTCGCCAGCGGCGAGTGGGTCGGCGCCATCGCCATGACCGAGCCAGCCGCCGGCAGCGACCTGGCCGGCATTCGCGCGAGCGCTATTCGTGACGGCGACAGCTACCTGCTGAACGGGCAGAAGACCTTCATCTCCAACGGCATCCTGAACGACCTGGTGATTGTGGTGGCGCGCACCGACCCGGCCCGCGCGCACGGCGGCATCAGCCTGCTGGTGGTCGAGCGCGATATGCCCGGCTACCGCCGCGGCCGCAACCTCGAGAAGATCGGGCTGCACGCGCAGGACACCGCCGAGCTGTTTTTCGACGATGTGCGCGTGCCAGCTGCCAATCTGCTCGGCGAAGAAGGCGCGGGCTTCGGCTACCTGATGCAGCAGCTGCCGCAAGAACGCCTGACGATCGCCGTCAGCGCAGTGGCTGCGGCCGAGGTGGCGCTAGAATGGACGATCGCCTACTGTAAGCAGCGCCAGGCCTTCGGCCGGCCGATCGCCGAGCTGCAGAACACGCGCTTCACGCTGGCTGAGATCAAGACCGAGCTGACGATCGGGCGCAGCTTCGTCGATACATGCATCCAGGCGCACAACCGCCGCGAGCTGAGCGCCGACGAGGCCGCTATGGCCAAATGGTGGGCGACCGAGCTGCAGAAGCGCGTGGTCGACCAGTGCCTGCAGCTGCACGGCGGCTACGGCTACATGCTCGAATACCCGATCGCGCGCATGTACCTCGACACGCGTGTGCAGACGATCTATGGCGGCACCACCGAAATTATGAAGGAGATCATCGGGCGGGCGTTGTTAGAACGCTAG
- the holA gene encoding DNA polymerase III subunit delta: protein MLYLLYGPDEYARTEALAALKAGVPPDLADLNMTTIDGRRARLDALIAACEAFPFLADRRMVIVNDLLKHQKAGKERDELRAYLERVPATCDLVFVESEEFDKRGAVFSYLKKVADTREFLPREGPELLRWLSERASTRGVQLDGPAAQRLVGFAGNQGRALMSELDKLASYVGRGGRITTAQVDLLVQDGHEQNLFAFIDELSSRRRGAALQSLRRLLDDGQAATYLLFMIARQVRILLGVKDLAGQRMRPDDIAARLGQRPFVVRKALDQVRGFSDAELARLHDRLLELDHASKTGRMDAETGLELLVVELCA, encoded by the coding sequence ATGCTCTACCTGCTCTACGGCCCCGACGAATATGCGCGCACCGAGGCGCTTGCGGCGCTCAAGGCCGGCGTGCCGCCCGATCTGGCCGATCTGAATATGACCACGATCGACGGGCGGCGGGCCAGGCTCGACGCGCTGATCGCCGCGTGCGAGGCGTTCCCATTCCTGGCCGACCGGCGCATGGTGATTGTGAACGACCTGCTCAAGCACCAGAAGGCCGGTAAAGAGCGCGATGAGCTGCGCGCTTACCTCGAGCGCGTGCCGGCCACCTGCGATCTGGTGTTCGTCGAGAGCGAGGAGTTCGACAAGCGCGGCGCGGTGTTTAGCTACCTTAAGAAGGTCGCCGATACGCGTGAGTTTCTGCCCAGGGAAGGCCCCGAGCTGCTGCGCTGGCTGAGCGAGCGCGCCAGCACGCGCGGTGTGCAGCTCGACGGCCCCGCCGCCCAACGGCTGGTTGGCTTCGCCGGCAACCAGGGCCGCGCGCTGATGAGCGAGCTCGACAAGCTTGCCAGCTACGTCGGGCGCGGCGGGCGCATCACCACCGCGCAGGTCGATCTGCTGGTGCAAGATGGGCACGAGCAGAACCTGTTCGCGTTCATCGACGAGCTGAGCAGCCGCCGGCGCGGCGCAGCGCTGCAGAGCCTGCGGCGCCTGCTCGACGACGGCCAGGCCGCCACCTATCTGCTATTCATGATCGCGCGCCAGGTGCGCATCCTGCTGGGCGTGAAGGATCTGGCCGGCCAGCGCATGCGCCCCGACGACATCGCCGCCAGGCTGGGCCAGCGCCCGTTCGTGGTGCGCAAGGCGCTCGACCAGGTGCGCGGTTTCTCCGATGCCGAGCTGGCCCGCCTGCACGACCGCCTGCTCGAGCTTGATCACGCCAGTAAGACCGGCCGCATGGACGCCGAGACCGGCCTCGAGCTGCTGGTGGTCGAGCTGTGTGCGTAG
- a CDS encoding VWA domain-containing protein, with translation MRRIIGIALALALCAALWLALPQAGLPAPRPTGPGTRVTQVDSSHYPDVTVYVGVADAAGAPVGGLGQRDFTISEDGQPVEVTAFSGGASAVAAALVIDRSGSMAQSDKIDGARDAASAFVGQMRAADRTALIAFNSTSDTLQPFTADQGDLSRAIGRLEPDGGTALYDSIIAGVDALAGAQGRRALLLLADGQDCRDSDVCPDRYGSRHTLEQAIDYATAHAQPVYVIGLGERGSAGQDGIDEAVLSRIARETGGEYFYTPGADQLTALYRKLSADIQQEYALTYRSPRPFYDGTRRDIRVSVGGAAAGGGYVERHLINVHSDPLVGAVLLLPIAGALGVPLLLRRRRRAGSPAAPQPAAYATGPLAAPAALGSTVLQAPSVVVLPPDVARCQSCDAALLRAGARFCAECGASQVAEAAPRRYFCDQCGRPMRAGAQFCASCGATAPQPYLMGQS, from the coding sequence ATGCGTCGAATCATTGGTATCGCGCTGGCACTGGCGCTCTGTGCCGCGTTGTGGCTGGCGCTGCCGCAGGCCGGCCTGCCCGCGCCGCGCCCCACCGGCCCCGGCACACGCGTCACGCAGGTCGATAGCTCACACTACCCCGATGTCACAGTCTATGTCGGTGTGGCCGATGCCGCCGGCGCGCCGGTGGGTGGCCTGGGCCAGCGCGACTTTACAATCAGCGAGGACGGCCAGCCGGTCGAGGTTACTGCATTCAGCGGCGGCGCCAGCGCAGTGGCCGCCGCGCTGGTGATCGACCGCTCGGGCAGCATGGCCCAGAGCGACAAGATCGACGGCGCGCGCGACGCCGCAAGCGCGTTCGTTGGCCAGATGCGCGCAGCCGACCGCACCGCGCTGATCGCGTTCAACTCCACCAGCGATACCCTTCAGCCGTTCACGGCCGACCAGGGCGACCTGAGCCGGGCGATCGGGCGGCTCGAGCCCGACGGCGGCACGGCGCTGTACGACAGCATCATTGCCGGTGTCGACGCGCTGGCCGGCGCGCAGGGGCGCCGCGCACTGCTGCTGCTGGCCGATGGGCAAGACTGCCGCGACTCGGACGTGTGCCCCGACCGCTACGGCAGCCGCCACACGCTTGAGCAGGCGATCGACTATGCCACCGCCCACGCCCAGCCCGTGTATGTGATCGGCCTGGGCGAGCGCGGCAGCGCCGGGCAAGACGGTATCGACGAGGCCGTGCTCAGCCGGATCGCCCGCGAGACCGGCGGCGAGTACTTCTACACACCCGGCGCCGACCAGCTAACCGCGCTGTACCGCAAGCTCTCAGCCGACATCCAGCAGGAATATGCGCTGACCTACCGCAGCCCACGGCCATTCTACGATGGCACCCGCCGCGACATTCGCGTGAGCGTAGGCGGCGCAGCGGCCGGCGGCGGCTATGTCGAGCGCCACCTGATCAACGTCCACTCCGACCCGCTGGTCGGTGCGGTGCTGCTGCTGCCGATCGCCGGCGCGCTGGGCGTGCCCCTGCTGCTACGGCGCAGGCGCCGCGCTGGCAGCCCGGCCGCGCCACAGCCGGCGGCATATGCCACCGGGCCGCTGGCTGCGCCGGCCGCACTTGGCTCGACCGTGTTGCAGGCGCCTAGCGTGGTGGTGCTGCCGCCCGACGTGGCGCGCTGCCAGAGCTGCGACGCCGCGCTGTTGCGGGCCGGCGCGCGCTTCTGCGCCGAGTGTGGCGCCAGCCAGGTGGCCGAGGCCGCACCACGCCGCTACTTCTGCGACCAATGCGGCCGGCCGATGCGTGCGGGCGCGCAGTTCTGCGCGAGCTGCGGCGCCACCGCGCCACAGCCCTACCTTATGGGCCAGAGCTGA
- a CDS encoding FHA domain-containing protein codes for MNKTMQIYYTAVLGALGGLLGWWIMGSLPTGAWNVWLAYPLVGMGLGACIGGCVAATDGAVIKRSASRAVRDGLAGGLVGGLAGLAGLLLAELGFLAIGGGLAGRTLGWMALGGLIGLSDLLVRRRLNRALYGAAGGVAGGLVGGALYELMTQAFLAQSDRAQTVVGGVGLIVLGACIGGLIPLARLALARGELRVLSGEQAGLVREISDTATIGSYDGCDLYLPDRAVAWRHALVRRTAQGFALEVLPEAQHAVLIGDRPLAPGQALPLHGGERIWLGETALEFVGRA; via the coding sequence ATGAACAAAACCATGCAAATCTACTACACCGCTGTGCTAGGCGCGCTGGGCGGGCTGCTGGGCTGGTGGATCATGGGCAGCCTGCCGACCGGCGCGTGGAACGTATGGCTGGCCTACCCACTGGTCGGCATGGGCCTGGGCGCGTGCATTGGCGGCTGCGTGGCCGCCACCGACGGCGCGGTGATCAAACGCAGCGCCAGCCGCGCAGTGCGCGACGGCCTGGCCGGCGGGCTGGTTGGCGGGCTGGCCGGGCTGGCCGGGCTGCTGCTGGCCGAGCTAGGCTTCCTGGCAATCGGCGGTGGGCTGGCCGGGCGCACGCTCGGCTGGATGGCGCTGGGTGGCCTGATCGGCCTGAGCGACCTGCTGGTGCGCCGGCGGCTGAACCGCGCGCTGTACGGCGCGGCCGGCGGGGTAGCCGGCGGGCTGGTCGGCGGCGCGCTGTACGAACTGATGACCCAGGCCTTCCTGGCACAGAGCGACCGCGCGCAGACAGTAGTCGGCGGCGTGGGCCTGATCGTACTGGGCGCCTGCATCGGCGGGCTGATCCCGCTGGCGCGGCTGGCGCTGGCGCGCGGCGAGCTGCGCGTGCTCAGCGGCGAGCAGGCCGGGCTGGTGCGCGAGATCAGCGACACCGCGACGATCGGCAGCTACGACGGCTGCGACCTGTACCTGCCCGATCGCGCGGTTGCCTGGCGACACGCGCTGGTGCGCCGAACCGCACAGGGCTTCGCGCTCGAGGTGCTGCCCGAAGCCCAGCACGCTGTGCTGATCGGCGACCGGCCACTGGCGCCGGGCCAGGCGCTGCCGCTGCACGGCGGCGAGCGGATCTGGCTGGGCGAGACCGCGCTCGAGTTTGTGGGGCGTGCGTGA
- a CDS encoding glycosyltransferase family 2 protein, whose translation MLKQRPSISAFFPAYNDGGTIGSLVVTTLQTLAELTDDYEVIVVENGSTDYTVEVLEELARQYDHFRFLAHRSALGYGGALRVGFATCSKDLIFYTDGDAQYDPREIKLLLPAMADDVDVVNGWKIERHDPLHRIVIGRMYHHFVKLMFGFKLRDVDCDFRLIRREVFEVIDLESPDGTICLELVKKLQDANFKFAEVPVHHYHRSYGKSQFFNVRRLSRVLPHVAWLWWKLVVRREHLRHFAARRQARQPDTPAEHRARSVNG comes from the coding sequence ATGCTCAAGCAGCGGCCGAGCATCTCGGCCTTCTTCCCGGCCTATAACGACGGCGGCACGATCGGCAGCCTGGTGGTGACCACGCTCCAGACGCTGGCCGAGCTGACTGACGACTACGAGGTGATCGTGGTCGAGAACGGCAGCACCGACTACACAGTCGAGGTGCTCGAAGAGCTTGCCCGCCAGTACGATCACTTCCGCTTCCTGGCGCACCGCAGCGCCCTGGGCTACGGCGGCGCGCTGCGGGTCGGCTTTGCCACCTGTAGTAAAGACCTGATCTTCTACACCGATGGCGACGCGCAGTACGACCCGCGCGAGATCAAGCTGCTGCTGCCGGCCATGGCCGACGATGTCGATGTGGTGAACGGCTGGAAGATCGAGCGGCACGACCCGCTGCACCGGATCGTGATCGGGCGCATGTACCACCACTTCGTCAAGCTCATGTTTGGCTTCAAGCTGCGCGATGTCGACTGCGACTTCCGCCTGATCCGCCGCGAGGTGTTCGAGGTGATCGACCTCGAGTCGCCCGATGGCACGATCTGCCTCGAGCTGGTGAAGAAACTCCAGGACGCGAACTTCAAGTTCGCCGAGGTGCCCGTACACCACTACCACCGCAGCTACGGCAAAAGCCAGTTCTTCAATGTCCGGCGCCTCAGCCGCGTGCTGCCGCATGTGGCCTGGCTGTGGTGGAAGCTGGTGGTGCGCCGCGAGCACCTGCGCCACTTTGCCGCACGCAGGCAGGCCAGGCAGCCCGATACCCCGGCCGAACACCGCGCGCGCAGCGTGAATGGCTGA
- a CDS encoding NAD-dependent epimerase/dehydratase family protein translates to MTDYNQRFAGARVLITGGLGFIGSTLAHRLVELGAQATLVDSLIPIYGGNLRNVAAIEDRIKINIADVRDEHSMDYLVQGHDFLFNLAGQSSHMDSMRDPYTDLEINCRAQLSILEACRKHNPALKLVYTSTRQIYGKPDFLPVDERHLMHPTDVNGVNKMAGEWYHIVYNNVYGVRACALRLTNTIGPRMRVKDARQTFLGVWIKQLIDGQPIQVWGDGMQIRDFTYVDDCVEALLLAAASPAADGQIFNLGSDETINLRDLAALLIEINGGGSFEVIPFPADRKPIDIGDYYADYRLIQGRLGWRPRVSLREGLRRTLEFYRAEREHYW, encoded by the coding sequence ATGACCGACTACAACCAGCGCTTTGCCGGCGCACGCGTGCTGATCACCGGCGGGCTCGGCTTCATCGGCTCGACCCTGGCGCACCGGCTGGTCGAGCTCGGCGCACAGGCCACGCTGGTCGACTCGCTCATCCCGATCTACGGCGGCAACCTGCGCAACGTGGCCGCGATCGAGGATCGTATCAAGATCAATATCGCCGACGTGCGCGACGAGCACTCGATGGACTACCTGGTGCAGGGGCATGATTTCCTATTCAACCTGGCCGGCCAGTCGAGCCACATGGACTCGATGCGCGACCCATACACCGACCTCGAGATCAACTGCCGCGCGCAGCTCTCGATCCTCGAGGCCTGCCGCAAGCACAACCCGGCGCTCAAGCTGGTGTACACCTCGACCCGCCAGATCTACGGCAAGCCCGACTTCCTGCCGGTCGATGAGCGCCACCTGATGCACCCGACTGATGTCAATGGCGTGAACAAGATGGCCGGCGAGTGGTACCACATCGTCTACAACAACGTCTATGGTGTGCGCGCCTGCGCACTGCGGCTGACGAACACGATCGGCCCGCGCATGCGCGTGAAGGACGCGCGCCAGACCTTCCTGGGCGTCTGGATCAAGCAGCTGATCGACGGCCAGCCCATCCAGGTGTGGGGCGACGGCATGCAGATCCGCGATTTCACCTATGTTGACGATTGCGTCGAGGCGCTGCTGCTCGCGGCTGCGTCGCCAGCTGCCGACGGCCAGATCTTCAACCTAGGCAGCGACGAGACGATCAATCTGCGCGACCTGGCGGCGCTGCTGATCGAGATCAATGGCGGCGGCAGCTTCGAAGTCATCCCATTCCCGGCCGACCGCAAGCCGATCGATATTGGCGACTACTATGCCGACTACCGGTTGATCCAGGGCCGGCTCGGCTGGCGGCCGCGCGTCTCGCTGCGCGAGGGCCTGCGGCGCACGCTCGAGTTCTACCGCGCCGAGCGTGAGCACTATTGGTGA
- a CDS encoding DegT/DnrJ/EryC1/StrS family aminotransferase, whose protein sequence is MITIPIGDLRRQYEAIKPELDAAAARVLASGWYILGPEVRAFEAEFAAYCGAEHAIGVANGTEALYLAMAGLGIGPGDEVITVANAAVYEPLTIMQAGARPVFVDVNESTHTLDPNLLAAAITPRTRAIMPVHLYGRMADMDAIMAIAAARGLPVIEDAAQAHGARWRGRRAGSIGACGCFSFYPSKNLGALGDGGAIVTNDAALAGKLRKLREYGWAPRYYLAEPNGINSRLDELQAALLRVKLAHLDQWNARRQAIAQRYSTLLAGLELIAPNDPADGSHVFHLYVLRAARRDALQAALADRGVGTMVHYPLPAHLQPIYAGLAEPGSLPVTERLAAEVLSLPIYPELSDAEVDAVAAAVREALA, encoded by the coding sequence ATGATAACCATTCCAATCGGCGACCTCAGGCGCCAGTACGAGGCGATCAAGCCCGAGCTCGACGCGGCTGCGGCACGCGTGCTGGCCAGCGGCTGGTATATTCTCGGCCCCGAGGTGCGCGCGTTCGAGGCCGAGTTCGCCGCCTACTGCGGCGCCGAGCACGCGATCGGCGTGGCCAACGGCACCGAGGCGCTCTACCTGGCTATGGCCGGGCTGGGTATCGGCCCAGGCGACGAGGTGATCACCGTGGCGAACGCGGCGGTGTACGAGCCGCTGACGATCATGCAGGCCGGCGCGCGCCCGGTGTTTGTCGATGTGAACGAGTCCACGCATACCCTCGACCCGAATCTGCTGGCGGCGGCGATCACGCCGCGCACCCGCGCGATTATGCCGGTACACCTGTACGGGCGCATGGCCGACATGGACGCGATCATGGCGATCGCTGCCGCGCGCGGCCTGCCGGTGATCGAAGATGCGGCCCAGGCACACGGCGCGCGCTGGCGTGGCCGCCGGGCCGGCAGCATCGGCGCATGCGGCTGCTTCAGCTTCTACCCCAGCAAGAACCTGGGCGCGCTCGGCGATGGCGGCGCGATCGTGACGAACGACGCCGCGCTGGCCGGCAAGCTGCGCAAGCTGCGCGAGTATGGCTGGGCGCCACGCTACTACCTGGCCGAGCCAAACGGCATCAACTCGCGGCTCGACGAGCTGCAGGCCGCGCTGCTGCGCGTGAAGCTGGCACACCTCGACCAGTGGAACGCGCGACGGCAGGCGATTGCGCAGCGCTACAGCACGCTGCTGGCCGGCCTGGAGCTGATCGCACCCAACGACCCGGCCGACGGCTCGCATGTATTCCACCTGTATGTGCTGCGTGCCGCGCGGCGCGACGCGCTCCAGGCCGCGCTGGCCGATCGCGGGGTTGGCACGATGGTCCACTACCCGCTGCCGGCGCACCTCCAGCCGATCTACGCTGGCCTGGCCGAGCCGGGCAGCCTGCCGGTGACCGAGCGGCTCGCGGCCGAGGTGCTGTCGCTGCCGATCTACCCCGAACTGAGCGATGCCGAGGTCGACGCAGTGGCCGCTGCGGTGCGCGAGGCACTGGCATGA